From a region of the Calliphora vicina chromosome 4, idCalVici1.1, whole genome shotgun sequence genome:
- the SMC3 gene encoding structural maintenance of chromosomes protein 3: MHIKQIIIQGFKSYKDQTVVEPFDKRHNVVVGRNGSGKSNFFYAIQFVLSDEFTHLRPEQRQGLLHEGTGARVISAYVEIIFDNSDNRVPIDKDEIYLRRVIGAKKDQYFLNKKVVPRTEVVNLLESAGFSNSNPYYIVKQGKINQMATAADSYRLKLLREVAGTRVYDERKEESLNILRETEGKLEKISEYLKTIEDRLQTLEEEKEELKEYQKWDKSRRTLEYIIHETELKDTKKSLEDIQQQRKSSFEKKKVYNLQIQKAQEKIKDIQKNLKEAKKNVTTTKEERSILLTEQQQLLREKTKLDLTIVDLNDEVQGDNKSKERADQELKKLKITITEKERELEEVKPKYEAMKRKEEECSRELSLKEQKRKELYAKQGRGSQFSSREERDKWINTELKSLSKQIKDKINHHSKLVEDLKKDANAEKDLGRKIEEHSTELEQLRLQIDDHNKKYYDLKKTKDHYQATRNELWRKETNMTQQLQTQKEELSKTDQALRSMAGKPILNGRDSVRKVLDSFIEKGTPFADIAKAYYGPVIENFSCDKTIYTAVEVTAGNRLFHHIVESDKVGTQILKEMNKLKLPGEVTFMPLNRLQVKNHDYPDDPDSIPMISKLKYDEQHGKALCYIFGKTLICRNLERATELAKSTGLDCVTLDGDQVSSKGSLTGGYFNTSRSRLEMQKKRTELTAQIHDFEKELSKIRNELKQIENNINGVVSEMQKTETKQGKSKDIFEKVQGEIRLMKEELVRIEKYRTPKERSLAQCTANLEAMNGTKAGLEAELNQELMSTLSVHDQREIDQLNEDIRKLNQENKEAFTQRMQLEVIKNKLDNLLVNNLFRRRDELIQALQEISVEDRKRKLLNCKNELTSTEKRIKKVNQDLEEIEKRVLDAVNSQKSLQQEHENFIRNEKEIEEKINEDSKKVEKWAVKENLLLQKIDEYTEKIASLGALPQTDPIFAKMNLKNLFKELEKANQHLKKYNHVNKKALDQFLSFSEQKEKLYKRKEELDVGDEKIRELMQSLEMQKVEAIQFTFKQVAKNFTQVFKKLVPQGAGYLILKTKDNDGDKPDREVANSDAFTGIGIRVSFTGVDAEMREMNQLSGGQKSLVALALIFAIQKCDPAPFYLFDEIDQALDAQHRKAVADMIHELSDKAQFITTTFRPELLENAHKFYGVRFRNKVSHIDCVTKEQAKDFVEDDNTHA, from the exons atcgacaaagatgaaatttatttaagacgAGTCATTGGAGCAAAAAAAGACCAGTACTTTTTAAACAAGAAAGTTGTTCCCCGTACTGAAGTGGTAAATTTATTAGAATCTGCAGGATTTTCAAATTCCAATCCATATTATATTGTTAAACAAGGGAAAATAAATCAAATGGCAACGGCAGCAGATTCATATAGACTAAAACTATTACGTGAAGTAGCTGGAACTAGAGTATATGACGAAAGAAAAGAGGAATCCCTAAATATACTTCGTGAAACAGaaggaaaattggaaaaaatttccgaatatttaaaaacaattgaagACCGCTTGCAGACATTGGAGGAGGAAAAAGAAGAGCTGAAAGAGTATCAAAAATGGGATAAAAGTCGGAGAACCTTGGAATATATTATTCATGAAACAGAATTAAAAGATACCAAAAAATCATTGGAAGATATACAGCAGCAACGAAAATcgtcttttgaaaaaaaaaaagtttataatctGCAAATTCAAAAGGcacaagaaaaaattaaagacattcaaaaaaatttaaaagaagctAAAAAGAATGTAACAACAACTAAAGAAGAACGTTCAATACTTTTAActgaacaacaacaactactgagggaaaaaactaaattagatCTTACAATCGTTGATCTGAACGATGAAGTTCAGGGTGATAATAAATCAAAAGAACGTGCCGATCAAGAATTAAAGAAACTAAAGATTACTATAACAGAAAAGGAACGCGAATTAGAAGAAGTAAAACCGAAATACGAAGCAATGAAGAGGAAAGAAGAGGAATGTTCACGAGAATTATCACTTAAAGAGCAGAAACGCAAAGAATTGTATGCAAAGCAAGGTCGTGGATCTCAATTTTCCTCCCGCGAAGAAAGAGATAAATGGATAAATACTGAGTTGAAGTCACtaagtaaacaaataaaagataaaataaatcacCATTCAAAATTAGTGGAAGATTTAAAAAAGGATGCAAATGCTGAAAAAGATTTAGGTAGAAAAATAGAGGAACATTCCACGGAGTTGGAACAACTTCGCCTTCAAATAGATGaccataataaaaaatattacgaCCTTAAAAAGACCAAAGATCATTATCAAGCTACACGTAACGAGCTATGGCGAAAGGAGACAAATATGACACAGCAATTACAAACTCAAAAAGAAGAACTTTCTAAAACCGACCAAGCATTACGTAGTATGGCTGGAAAGCCTATATTAAATGGTAGAGATTCAGTACGAAAAGTTTTAGatagttttatagaaaaaggAACTCCTTTTGCTGACATTGCAAAAGCTTATTACGGTCcagttattgaaaattttagttgCGATAAAACTATATACACTGCTGTTGAGGTCACTGCAGGAAATAGACTTTTTCATCATATTGTTGAATCAGATAAGGTTGGAACACAAATTCTAAAAGAAATGAATAAGTTGAAACTACCAGGAGAGGTAACATTCATGCCACTAAATAGGTTGCAAGTAAAAAACCATGATTATCCTGACGATCCTGATTCTATTCCAATgatttctaaattaaaatatgATGAACAACATGGAAAAGCCTTGTgttacatttttggaaaaacattaaTATGTAGAAATTTGGAAAGAGCCACTGAACTTGCAAAAAGTACCGGTTTGGATTGCGTTACATTAGATGGTGATCAAGTTTCATCTAAAGGTTCACTTACTGGTGGTTATTTTAATACCTCACGGTCTCGCCTCGAAATGCAAAAGAAGCGAACTGAATTGACCGCTcaaatacatgattttgaaaaagAACTTAGTAAAATTAGGAATGAGTTAAAGCAAATTGAAAATAACATTAATGGTGTAGTTTCTGAAATgcaaaaaactgaaacaaagcAGGGAAAATCaaaagatatttttgaaaaagttcaaGGAGAAATACGGTTAATGAAAGAGGAATTGGTGAGGATTGAAAAATATCGAACACCTAAAGAGAGGTCTCTTGCCCAATGTACAGCAAACCTAGAAGCTATGAATGGCACAAAAGCCGGATTAGAAGCAGAACTCAATCAGGAATTGATGTCTACTCTTTCTGTACATGATCAGCGAGAAATAGATCAACTTAATGAAGATATAAGAAAGTTAAACCAAGAAAACAAAGAAGCATTTACACAAAGAATGCAActtgaagttattaaaaataaattggatAACCTTCtagtaaacaatttatttaggCGAAGAGATGAATTAATTCAAGCCTTACAAGAAATATCAGTAGAAGAcagaaaaagaaaacttttaaattgtaaaaatgagttAACTTCTACAGAAAAGCGAATAAAGAAAGTAAACCAGGACTTGGAAGAAATAGAAAAAAG ggtACTCGATGCAGTAAACTCGCAAAAGTCTCTTCAACAAGAAcatgaaaattttataagaaatgaAAAGGAAATTGAAGAAAAGATAAATGAAGattcaaaaaaagtagaaaagtggGCTGTGAAAGAAAATTTACTTCTTCAAAAAATAGATGAATATACCGAAAAAATTGCATCATTGGGCGCATTGCCGCAGACTGATCCTATTTTTgctaaaatgaatttaaaaaatttatttaaagaattagAAAAAGCCAATCAgcatcttaaaaaatataatcacGTAAATAAAAAAGCCTTGGATCAATTCTTGAGTTTTTcggaacaaaaagaaaaactttataaaCGAAAAGAAGAACTAGATGTCGGTGATGAAAAGATTAGAGAGCTTATGCAGTCACTAGAAATGCAAAAGGTGGAAGCAATTCAGTTTACATTTAAACAAGTTGCAAAAAACTTTACACAAGTTTTTAAGAAGCTAGTACCCCAGGGTGCTGGTTATTTAATTCTTAAAACTAAAGACAATGATGGAGATAAACCTGACAGAGAAGTTGCGAATTCTGATGCTTTCACGGGAATTGGTATTAGAGTTTCATTTACTGGAGTAGATGCGGAAATGAGAGAAATGAATCAGTTATCTGGTGGCCAAAAGTCACTAGTTGCATTAGCTCTTATCTTTGCTATACAAAAATGTGATCCTGCTCCCTTTTATCTATTCGATGAAATAGACCAG GCACTTGATGCTCAGCATAGAAAAGCGGTTGCCGACATGATACATGAATTAAGTGATAAAGCTCAGTTTATTACTACAACATTTCGGCCAGAATTATTAGAAAATgctcataaattttatggagttCGATTTAGAAACAAAGTAAGCCACATTGACTGTGTAACCAAGGAACAAGCAAAAGATTTTGTTGAAGATGATAATACACACGCATAA